A single Etheostoma cragini isolate CJK2018 unplaced genomic scaffold, CSU_Ecrag_1.0 ScbMSFa_2617, whole genome shotgun sequence DNA region contains:
- the LOC117940493 gene encoding interferon a3-like, whose product MLQGAETSHNNLPFPYKFYSRIRKHTVESQLIFIRDSLELIEDLYHHNNRSSVAWDTKKTDEFLMTVYRQRDEISHCILTRRRTGQWLKNYYKTLKSTLDDMGGSSASWEMIRNVTDDHLYRLNLLVHFMLKKQKN is encoded by the exons atgttGCAGGGTGCTGAGACGTCTCACAACAACCTGCCGTTTCCCTACAAGTTCTACAGTCGCATAAGGAAACACACG gTGGAGTCCCAGCTGATTTTCATCAGAGACAGTCTGGAGCTGATTGAAGATCTCTATCACCATAACAACCGCTCCTCCGTCGCCTGGGATACGAAAAAGACGGACGAGTTCCTGATGACGGTGTACAGACAGAGGGACGAGATCTCCCACTGT ATCTTGACGAGGAGGAGAACCGGACAATGGCTGAAGAACTACTACAAGACACTTAAGAGTACTCTGGATGACATG GGAGGCAGCAGTGCATCCTGGGAGATGATCCGGAATGTGACTGACGACCACCTGTACCGGCTGAACCTGCTGGTCCACTTCATgttgaaaaagcagaagaaCTGA